atgagcccaaactcgaaacacctagctctattcgtctctgagttccagtagtaggttccaaagtatgcaatttcatcaagtcgggaggtaatgtaatgctatccttctcagattattttagtcatagtaggagctcataatttcataagcatggaaatgttgttcattgccaagaagtcatggtgaaatatttcatcatcagacccttagtctgtaggcactgttctacttactgtattattgtcaagatacatatttaaaaaaaaaactgttaaaaaaaaatagatgaccaaatataaaataaaataaaaatatcaaagtatcaaaatcaagtcgattcactcattttgacgcagctgtgtgcgtgtgggcagtgtacttatgtagtagtgcaattttgatacctattcattttgcaaagacgtccttaaaAGCACatatagttatttatttcatcCTATATAGGTACCTGCAGTAATTTACTCATGTACCGATCAGCGGTATGGTTAATCTATCGACAAGTCTTGTCAGCGATGAAATCCAATAACCTAACTGTATCTACACAAATGACAGCTATGGAGCCTATGGAGGCAGTCGTTCATAGTTCCAACTGAATGATAGCTAAGCTGTGATGTTATTATAACGGTAGCGATATACACGTGTTAACTATGTACAATATCCTATCCAATTGCACAGCGCGGTCATAAATCATGACATAACATCATTGTCAGTCACAGCACGGGGCATGTTGTGTACATTGTGATGTAGGCCGATACTAACTCAGACATTTTGTAAGGTGACTAGTGAGAAAAAagaaacattttgttttataatcacactaatattataatattaggcgaaagtttgtgtgtatgtatgtgtgtgtgtgtatgtttgttactctttcacgcaaaatctactgaacagatttggcttaaatttgaaatggagatagataatatcctggattagcacataggctactttttatcccggaaaatcaaagagttcccacgggattttgaaaaacctaaatctatgtggacgaagtcgcgggcatcggctagtaataaatatattcgAAAGAATACTTACCTGACACTTTTTGGCGTGTATTAGGTCTGTAATTTAAACCAAAAAGATACTTATCACAAATGCAAAATTTCCCAGGGTAAAATGATAATCAAAAGGAtcacattaataattataaaggcgaaaatttgtgtgtatgtttgttactccttcatgcaaaaactactggaaggatttggctgtttggaatggacatagactatatcctggattagcacatagggtatttttatcccgtaaaaattcatggttttaaatatttttcttgaaaTTAGTAGAATTAAAAAAACGGCCGAGTTGAGAATCTCCTTCTTTTGGAAGTAGGTTAAAAAGGCCAATTAATACGTTCCAAAACTCTTCAGAGCATAATACTAGTTTATAAAGCATACAGTAAATTACTGAtcttaaataattttctgtCCATTGCCCCCTAAATTGTATGacaaatattctaaattattgtaTCTGTTAACTCTTTAAATATCCAGATATTTTACAATATGtcctatttatatatttttcatttcattaaagcTCAACTCCTTCATTTATGAATCATCGACGTTTCAAGAAGCACCGTGCTTTTACGATCGGACTGCGACATACACTTGTAAACTATTTATAATGAAGACTTGGTTACTTGtctgtacattataaaatcaatattattatcaaccggcttatattatttatttccttacataatatctactcggtaggtattatatgtatagatattcgTAGGTTACATGCAACAAATGTCAATaatccactagcaataaaacttgcataAGTTACTTTATGATAAGTCACTATTTCACTAGCACTGTATAGTAAAAATACTCACGCAAAAAATTGCAAAAGTTACTTTTCAGTAGAAAAACTTCTAGAAACTGACATCCACATGATGATGAAAGCAGATTTTTTCAAGTTTCGTACACAAAACTTGCAGATGTTGACTTTTTGTAAGTGTTTACTTAACTTCTGCAGGTTTTATTGTTAGTGgacctgtttttttttcaaatgtagtagtatttaaaaattttaatttatctcgttttttgataaaatatgttaaatataAATACTATTTAACATTCTTTATCAAAAATTGATTTTGGTTTCGTATTTCAGTCCACTCCGGCGAGTTTTTTTGCTGATTCTTATCGTAGCAAGGTCATTCTGAACCAGtgccagtggtagattcacatattcaaatgaacttggaaaagtttatttgaataaaaataatgtctatttctatttcCTTGATCGTTGAACTATAATTGAGGCTTCaaaattcattaaattaatttttaaagacAAATAAAGAAGGAATAACAGTTAGTTTTCGTTTAAACATCTTAATTAATAGCTGCATAGTATAATTAAGCAACACAAATGATGAAAACAATTATTAAATTTGCatatttaagtttattaattaattagcgTAAATCTTTTCTTGGAAGCATATAAAACTGGCTTGCAAGAATACAATGTATCTACTCcaagatatttaatttttacattaGATAGGACAATCAGAAGCtaagaaaataataacttaattagCTAACCTACTGTAGTTTAGTAACAATAAATGCAAACGCTTAgctaaaaatagatttattGACACGGAATCTAAAAGTAGAAGAAAAATTGtctatgtatctactatgtTATTATGATGATTTGTGAGTTATACTCCTATGTGTATAGCCCATGTGTTCATTTTTATGATGGCTATACATACTGCTACTCTATTATTATGGTAGAGAACTTTTAAATGCCTTTGTTTATGCAATTCAGTGCCCTAACGACAAAGAGTGCCTACTGTACTAAATCGTTTTCAGGTACTGCACTGTTTTGTGCTATTACACCTTTACAAAAATATCCTATGGGAAACCGCTAGGTCAAAAACTTGTACCCTTTGAAAACAGATGTTACATCAAGCAGAGCCTCTTTAAGTACCTTGAAATACAAAGATGGTGCTGAAAATAATCTTAGATAATGAAGCCTgagattaatattttatatcaaatatgaaaatatacctaatatcggctctattttcattaaatatcagtaatgtacctacctaattaacttAGGTAAAGTTATAACCATAGAAAAATAGCATACAAAAACTCTGCAAACTGTAATTTAACTGATTGTTATCTGAGTTTATGATGTCATAGCTTGATCTTACCAAAAGTTTAGTAATTTTAGCATTCTAAGCAGGTATACGTATACCTAAAGCctcattttttcaaaaaataaactacTGCTACTAATATTAAATTGTTAATGTTAGTCCGGATTATCTGTTAGGTATATTTGTTAGTGTTTAATTTTAGTTGAAGTACAATACccacccggcaggaaatattgcttTATATTTAACCGACTCCAAAAGAAggaggtgccaatgtggagtcacaaacaatacgAAGAGTGAACGGTTCGGTCGGCTAATTGGCACGGCCTCCAAAATAATATCTTACTATAGAACTaaattaactcttgtatacataataatatattcagtaataaattaaattatttttacttttttgggtTTGTGGTTGTTGAAGTCggtttctttgttttttttttttttgaattttttttatagcagAAGATATTTCAGCCCAGCTCACGTACGCCAAGCGATGAGGTAGCGTAGCTTCGCTCGCAGTGTGACCGGACTTCTGTCTTTGGTTTCTAAATGCAGTCTTCATTGTAGTCTGAATTAGGAAACTTTCACATACAAAAGAGGTTACATAATCAGAGATCAAAAGTCGTGGGTAAAAGCTAGTctagtaaaataatttagtattcaAGCTACAGTAAGTTTGTATTAAGCCGACGGCGACTCTGGTCACGTGCCGCAACGGATATCGCGTCCGGTTTACGATCGCGAGGAAAAAACATATTGGGACTAATCTCTTTCGACATTGACggaattgtattagaaattattTAGTTAAATGGACGTTAAATAAGCGGCAAATAAGCGCTCGGGACCTAAAGTTCGAAAATCAgtataacacaagtgtaaattaaaaatttataacacccccgacaagtgaaggttacagtaactagaaaagagctgataactttcaaaagtctgaagcgattttcttggatgatagctaagaacactctcgttcaagccaccaagccacaaaaaaaaactaaattaatctaaattaaaagaaatcggttcattagtttaggagctacgatgccacagacagatacacagttacacacgtcaaacttataatataacacccctctttttgggtcgggggttaaaaataatcatagctaggtagtaggtatagaaaatGTTAAGCACACAACAAGTCGTGTTTCCTCTCTACGATcgaaaaataatgaatataatgaaaataaggtatttgtttaattaaattcagattaattaatattcgagcataaaataaatagaaggAAACGACAACTTTCACGTAAAACGGAAAAGAAAAGAATTTAGAACGGCCttgtaaatatgtacttacttatgatATCCTCAATTTGAAGAGAGAATTTTAAGTGTGTTGTTATAAAGCTTTCCGCCAGCGTTTCCTTCCTCTAGTTAAATTCACATGCTGTTTAGATGCaggtattataagtttaattAAACTGCCATAATTACCTACTCGTTCCAAGTGAGGGTCGGCGCACATATGGctgagcgcagcgcagagcatctTTCACAGTCAatatattatcgacattgtcttcattgaaataatatctaaaatcaataattgtgcatccgcgcgcagtcccgcgcgtgctcgcgcattctctgatggaaattcgcgtaatgtgtcacgcgattagaaaacttcgcgggcatgctctgctctgcgctccgccataatattatgtgcgccggcccttaaaaTGCTTCCAGATTCGTAGTTGGCGGATGTACGCCTGGCCCTTAGTGTGCTTCCAGATTTGCAGTTGACCggatggacagcagaggctAACACCCGTACCCATTCACACatgttactatgaggtctcatagtgcgctcgaacgcacagtgaaggttccaccaatcagatgactgtatcacgtcaatttacaatgatctgattggtggaacctacactatgcgttcgagcgcactgtgagtcCTCATAGTAATGATCGTGTATACGGCCGTTAGTTACGATCACTAGTGTAAgcgtagaatagaatagaatagaatagattattaatccaataaatttttacaagtgcttttgaaaagtcaaaataatttaccactggttctgtAGAAACGACTAGGTAGGTTGGTCAATAGGTACGACTGTGTCTATCTGCTTGTTATCTTTTCACAGCACATCCGctaacataatacataataatattattatgtaagtatgtaactAACATTGATCACTTTTGTTTATagtatataacacccccgacaagtgaaggttacagtaactagaaaagagctgatacgtttcaaacggctgaaccgattttcttggattatatctaagaacactctcgagcaagccatcttttaaacaaaaaaactaaattaaaatcggttcattagtttaggagctacgatgccacagacagatacacaaatatacagatacacacgtcaaacttataacacccctctttttgggtcgggggttaaaaactataacCGTATTTAACCCCTCTTAATACAATGGTTCAACTAATGGGAACGAGCGCTATTTTGCACgcacttttaatttaaaatgactCTACCTACTTATGAGTTATCTGTTAGACCCATAAGCTACAACTAATTAtttgagataaaaaatatttcgcgTTGTACCTGATTTGAAGGAGGTCTTTATAATATCAAAGATcagatttaaaaatcccaaatcaatacagacgaagttgcgggcattatctaatCTCAACTTAAAGGTAACTCAATAAAGCGATTATCTTTagatagtaagtacttaattaccGTTTTAGTTTCCTATAGGTTCATGTAATTGTTCAATTGATAGTATGGTAggtatcattttcatttaatagAGCAATTACTTCCTGAATAGTGATTATCAAAATAAACCTTAATGATTGGAAAGTCttatattgaattattttatacgAGAAGATCTTAAGGGGCATGTGACgggtctgcctgcgaaattcaaatttattttggtttttcgcaatacGTAAACTAaaacgacaaagtaggcttatggcacttgaATTGcgtcaatggcagtatcatccatacaggtttatataaaaatatttccttGAAAGGGCCCAGtataagaaattagctgtagtatcgactagtttgtgagtaactcatgttaAACtcattttgactaatttctgaaactgaacactttcaagtaaagatttttatgtaatcatGTGAAGATGATaatgccattgtcggaattagaatgccataagcctactttgtcgtattaatttacaaattgcgaaaaatcaaattaaatttgaatttcgcgggcagacccgtctcttgCACCTTAATATGAAATTCACAACCAATGTTATATAGCCATTCTATAgcatagatttttctaaaactctagtgtaacttttcaagttaacgatTACTGTTCCTTATTCCCCAGCGctatccatacaaacgtagtttggttctcattggaatattaaccaatcaaactcgattaaaaaatatttgtaaacacGTAGGTTGTAGGTACTACAAAACCACAGACTCAGATATTTTGTTTCCAGGACGTCTCTACAAAATTTAATACTCAaacgagaaccaaactacgtttgtatagaagACGCTGGAGAGCGGGGACGCTAGGTATACTTACATCTCTTTGGCAGATTCATGTcggttaacgttaacttgaaagTTAGAGTTAGGGTTAATAATCATTATGAAACATTTATGTTTACATTAGAAACAACTGCTTAATTTACAACAACAATTTTGTTTATATCGAACTAAAACTTATGGTAAGTTACAGCACGTTTAGCATAAAGTTTATTAGCCAATTGTTTCAATCTACCTAAGCTAAAGGATTTAAAATCCTGGTAGATTCGTGAGTACACTATATACTAAACTGTCCCATCTATCTATTACTTTCAAAATTCTAAAGTTAATAAATTAGTTCAATGCTTTTAAGCATGATctaattttttaagttttcgATAAGCTTTTagatttaatatacttaatttatttcagttttaatttagatttgcttaagtttatttaaaaaaattgttaattattacttaataaaCAATGTTGAATTTTTATACCAGTTCATTTTCTTTCGCAACCTTAGATAACCTTCAGGTGAAGTTTCTAAAGCTTTGAGAAATAACTTGTTATCAAAGAATTCCAGAAAAAGTTACTAAATATATCACATTTAGCACAATTTCCTGGAACTTTAATAAAGAActtttcaagaaaaaaaaatattttctaaagaataaattattattttttaaggtaTGATATCCAATTTTCTGGTCATGAAGCTAATTTAATaagtttagtaggtatttactatataaaatacttataaaatattaatcagTTTTAAGCAATGATAAAATGCTAAAATTGATGACAAAACTGTACCTACTACGTCTTTTCAATagtcttttatttcatatttattacaGCTGGTGAAATGACTCCATTATATCAGATAGAGATATTATAAGGTTCAttaattaaaactatttaagtttttgagctatgataaataataaaatagattcAGTTCAACTATAGATTACAAAGTTTCGTGTAAATTATCGAGAGAAAGGTTGGTATGAATAAAAAACAGCATTATAAATCTCCATCACTTTATTTTATAGTGTATAAATAACGCCATATTAATGATATTTATATAGTATGATCACTTGTTTTGctatttacaatatttatatgCTACAGCagtctttaaaattttaatacgaAATCTATACACAGGATAACGAACAGGCAATAGTAAGTTCACTTACATAAATTTTGGTATAGCACTTATAactaataattacaatatttacaaGCATTACTATTAACATCTAGATCTATATACAATTTGACTGGAAGTGGGCAGGGGCCCGTCTAGACTAGGTAAGCTTGCACGGCGTTGCCCGTGTCCACGAGAGGAGGTGGAGGTGGCCATTGTCGTAGGTCCCGTCGCCTACCTGGCGCCATACCTTGCTCTAAGGATGAATAGTCCGAATCAATAGAGGAATAAATGTGGTCGGATATTGGTCTCCCATCCGGCCCGTAAGCGACTGACTGCGTTTGTCGCACAGCTGACGGCGACTGTCGCACAACTTCTATACTATACTCAGGAGGGGCGCTCGCTCCCTGCCCAGTGCTGCCTAACACAGGCGATTTATCAGGATAACTCAACGTTCGATTCCCTCCGTTAGGCACAGAGGAGTCCAAcgtatatgtatttatattctTTCTATAGCTATGCGTTCGCGACTTATGGCTCGTTTGCGATGAGTCTGGCATCATATATCTGAGACGCTCCCAAAATCTCTTCTGCCCCCATTGTATTCGCGAGCCTGTCTTAAGATAAGGTCGCAAGTCTGGATCACACATAGCGTCGCCCACTACGGAACATTCTTCTATTAAAACTAGTTTATAAATACACCCTTTTAGCGCCTCGTGCAACCCTTGTCGGAATTCATAGCGAGACCACTCCGTTTGCATGAAATTTCTCGTTAGCACTAGTATTATACGTTTAGACGCTTCCGCAGCCTCGACCACCGGTGGCGCACATTGCATGTACTGTGCGCCGTGATGCGGAATGTCTCTGTAATGCAGACAAAGGTGGTACGAGGGATTTCCATTTTCTAGCTCAGTCGCCAGGGACTGCACGACAAATTCCTCGTCTTTCGGACTATAGCAGACGTATGCATCGTATAGCTTTTCTGTTTCCTCAAATGAACCAGAGAAGGAGAAAACTCGTATACCACAGTTAGTGTAGAGCCAAACTCGCAATGAAtctctacataaaaataatacgaCGAGAGCCAATAAAATAAAGCCGGTAAGAGTAGAAACTATCATGGGAACGTAGTTCGACACCGACATGTTTCCGACGACTGAATTATCGGCATAATAATCGCTGCAGGCAGTTCCATTTAAATTGAGCTCTTTTTTCTGTGGCGGCTTCGCATCTCCGTTCCAACACCATACATCGGTTATATCAATGATTTTTTGTGCGTTTTCTGCCAGGTAGGCTGTTAGCTCTTGTAAATATCGACATTTACATGACCATAAATTATTACCCAGGGATAGAGCTTTTAAGttagtattagtattaaaaCTCCAAACACCAAAATCTACTAATCTGTTGCCATCTAGGCGTAAAACTTCCAAGGATCTCAGTGACAAAAATGATATGTTTGCGATATGACTAATGAGGTTATTCTGTAAAAATAATTCTTTTAAGTTGCTCAATTGGTGAAACTCGTCCCCTTTCAGTTCTTTTAGCTTATTGTTACCCAGGTGCAGTATTTGTAAAGCGTTGAGTCCAGCAAAAGTTCTGTTTTGTATGCTATCTACATTGCTATTATTCACATAGAGAGATCGCATCTTTTGTCGTCCGATGAAAACGTGATTTTGTAACTCTCTTATGTTGTTTCCGTCTAAAAATACCTCGGTGGCGTCCATGGGTATCTTGTGAGGTATTTCCATGGACGATTGCCCGGAACAATCTACGACGTTAGTGTTCCATAACGGGTCGTGGTAGCAGGTACAATTTTGAGGACAGGTCATTTCACAGTCACACGCGTCGTAATCACAGCAATGACAGATAGCAAAACAATGAGTCTCATACTCACACAGAAAGTCCGATGTCTTAAGATTAGTTAACGGCACATGGCTTCCACTACGAGTGTTTGTCATTTTGCACATAACGTTTTCTAAGTCCATCACTCGCGGATACTGCCTCATGGCAGTCATGTTGTTTATTATCGGTAACCACTCCATAGTACAGTCACATTGAAACGGATTACCACCGATGTAGAATTCCGGTAAAGTCTTATTCGCGGGCACTGTCGCTAAACGTAAACTATTAAGTTCTAAATGCACTATTTCGTTAGCATACATGTCCACACGCGTCAAGTTCTTTTTATCGAAAAACGTATTCACATGGATATTAgttaaaaagttattatttataaacaacAGTTCTACACTATTAGGTATCGCCATAGGCGATATTTCCGCTATTCTATTATGGCTAACGTCCAGTGTCTTTATATGGATTTGATCTTGCAACTTGTAATAGTTACCTAGGTGTTCAATGAAATTGCCGTGAACGTCCAACCACTTTAAATTACTAGGCACAAACGCGTAATCAAACCACACTAGATGATTCTCCGACAAGTTTAGCCACAGCAGGCTCGCCAACGTAGAAAAGACACCGTTGATATCCGACAAAAAGTTGCCATCCAACCTAATAGCTTCCAGTTGCGCATTACGGGTAAATGTCCCTCTTTCAATTGATTGGATTTTATTCTTCGCTATATTCAAAACTTGCAGACTCGGTAAATCCCAAAACATCCCAACACTCAAATTGCCAATTTGATTGTCTATTAACCTTAATCCAGTG
The window above is part of the Maniola jurtina chromosome 12, ilManJurt1.1, whole genome shotgun sequence genome. Proteins encoded here:
- the LOC123870083 gene encoding toll-like receptor 7, whose protein sequence is MSVIMYSVPAVLLTLLHVGWTVLPYGSDKCVRVADRDIESNVMCKVRTLEGDGSSISSVNSDTSHLNIECNHLLLFESSLRAHYFNPVASLTDLTITNCKLLSVPDNTFQDLKKLRRLKLRSKNSEWSPTKNLELTLNSFNGLSELQSLDLAQNNIKFVPSGVFCSLENLNTVNLTNNRIRTVGQIGFGPGCGSSLQTLDLSHNEIKSLSEESELLKLRSLQHLYLQHNNITDISSEAFNGLVSMRVLNISHNRLHTLPEGLFAYARELREIYLNDNSLFELARGIFHRLEQLIVLDLSSNQLTSNHVDDGTFLGLIRLIVLNLSNNALTRIDGKTFKDLFFLQILNLKNNSIGYIEENAFLPLYNLHTLNLAENRLHTIDENLFNGLFVLSKLTLNNNLLVSIDKKAFKNCSDLKELDLSSNQLLEVPDALWELSFLKTLDLGENQISDFKNGSFKNLNQLTGLRLIDNQIGNLSVGMFWDLPSLQVLNIAKNKIQSIERGTFTRNAQLEAIRLDGNFLSDINGVFSTLASLLWLNLSENHLVWFDYAFVPSNLKWLDVHGNFIEHLGNYYKLQDQIHIKTLDVSHNRIAEISPMAIPNSVELLFINNNFLTNIHVNTFFDKKNLTRVDMYANEIVHLELNSLRLATVPANKTLPEFYIGGNPFQCDCTMEWLPIINNMTAMRQYPRVMDLENVMCKMTNTRSGSHVPLTNLKTSDFLCEYETHCFAICHCCDYDACDCEMTCPQNCTCYHDPLWNTNVVDCSGQSSMEIPHKIPMDATEVFLDGNNIRELQNHVFIGRQKMRSLYVNNSNVDSIQNRTFAGLNALQILHLGNNKLKELKGDEFHQLSNLKELFLQNNLISHIANISFLSLRSLEVLRLDGNRLVDFGVWSFNTNTNLKALSLGNNLWSCKCRYLQELTAYLAENAQKIIDITDVWCWNGDAKPPQKKELNLNGTACSDYYADNSVVGNMSVSNYVPMIVSTLTGFILLALVVLFLCRDSLRVWLYTNCGIRVFSFSGSFEETEKLYDAYVCYSPKDEEFVVQSLATELENGNPSYHLCLHYRDIPHHGAQYMQCAPPVVEAAEASKRIILVLTRNFMQTEWSRYEFRQGLHEALKGCIYKLVLIEECSVVGDAMCDPDLRPYLKTGSRIQWGQKRFWERLRYMMPDSSQTSHKSRTHSYRKNINTYTLDSSVPNGGNRTLSYPDKSPVLGSTGQGASAPPEYSIEVVRQSPSAVRQTQSVAYGPDGRPISDHIYSSIDSDYSSLEQGMAPGRRRDLRQWPPPPPLVDTGNAVQAYLV